The following are from one region of the Mesorhizobium sp. B4-1-4 genome:
- a CDS encoding pyruvate dehydrogenase complex dihydrolipoamide acetyltransferase: MATEVILPKVDMDMATGQISRWFATEGQQVKKGDVLFEIETDKAAMEIDAPASGILRDVTGREGVDIPVGAPVAWIYADGEAYGDKQDVAAVSPLVGEMSTKSIEGVASGGSSMASSTAIVPSPVEPTPPDRPAAGHPPLEGEGRTRATPLARRLAREAGLSLSAISGSGPYGRVTKADVEAAISSPLEGEVSAKRTEGVAAEGTAPSSSAAFAPSPVGSTPPDRPLAGHPPLKGEGDVLRLFEEGSYELVPHDNMRKTIARRLVEAKTTIPHFYLTLDCELDALLALRSQLNAAAPTRKTDKGEAPAYKLSVNDMVIKAMAMALKAVPDANASWTESAMVKHRHADVGVAVSIPGGLITPIIRRADEKTLSTISNEMKDLASRARSRKLKPEEYQGGTTAVSNLGMFGIKDFAAVINPPHATILAVGAGEERAVVRNGEIKIATVMSVTLSTDHRAVDGALGAELLVAFKRLIENPMGMLV, translated from the coding sequence ATGGCGACCGAAGTCATTCTTCCCAAGGTCGACATGGACATGGCGACCGGACAGATCTCGCGTTGGTTCGCTACGGAAGGCCAGCAGGTCAAGAAGGGCGACGTGCTGTTCGAGATCGAGACTGACAAGGCGGCGATGGAGATCGACGCGCCGGCCAGCGGCATCCTGCGCGATGTCACCGGCCGGGAAGGCGTCGATATTCCGGTCGGCGCGCCGGTGGCCTGGATCTATGCCGACGGCGAGGCTTATGGGGACAAGCAGGACGTGGCGGCAGTCTCCCCCCTCGTGGGGGAGATGTCGACGAAGTCGATAGAGGGGGTCGCTTCAGGAGGCTCCTCCATGGCGTCGAGCACTGCCATTGTGCCGAGTCCGGTCGAACCGACCCCACCCGACCGGCCTGCGGCCGGCCACCCTCCCCTCGAGGGGGAGGGGAGAACCCGCGCTACGCCTCTTGCCCGCCGCCTTGCCCGTGAGGCGGGTTTGAGCCTCTCCGCCATATCAGGCTCGGGTCCCTATGGCCGCGTAACGAAGGCCGATGTCGAAGCGGCGATCTCCTCCCCCCTCGAGGGGGAGGTGTCCGCGAAGCGGACGGAGGGGGTCGCCGCAGAAGGCACCGCCCCTTCATCGAGCGCCGCCTTTGCGCCGAGCCCGGTCGGGTCGACCCCACCCGACCGGCCTTTGGCCGGCCACCCTCCCCTCAAGGGAGAGGGGGACGTGCTGCGTCTCTTCGAGGAAGGCTCCTACGAACTCGTCCCGCATGACAATATGCGCAAGACCATCGCGCGGCGGCTGGTCGAGGCCAAGACCACCATCCCGCATTTCTACCTGACGCTCGATTGCGAACTCGACGCGCTGCTGGCGCTACGCTCGCAGCTCAATGCGGCGGCACCGACAAGGAAGACCGATAAGGGTGAAGCACCCGCCTACAAGCTCTCGGTCAACGACATGGTGATCAAGGCCATGGCCATGGCCTTGAAGGCGGTGCCGGATGCCAATGCCTCGTGGACCGAGAGCGCCATGGTCAAGCACAGGCATGCCGATGTCGGCGTTGCCGTGTCGATCCCGGGCGGGCTGATCACGCCGATCATCCGCAGGGCCGACGAAAAGACGCTGTCCACCATCTCCAACGAGATGAAGGATCTGGCCAGCCGTGCCCGCAGCCGCAAGCTGAAGCCCGAAGAGTATCAGGGCGGCACCACGGCGGTGTCGAACCTCGGCATGTTCGGCATCAAGGACTTCGCCGCAGTGATCAACCCGCCGCATGCGACGATCCTGGCGGTGGGTGCCGGCGAGGAGCGGGCGGTGGTCAGGAATGGCGAGATCAAAATCGCCACGGTGATGTCGGTGACGCTGTCGACCGACCATCGGGCCGTCGATGGAGCGCTGGGTGCGGAACTGCTCGTCGCCTTCAAACGGCTGATCGAAAACCCGATGGGCATGCTGGTCTAG
- a CDS encoding alpha-ketoacid dehydrogenase subunit beta has product MDAMVRELSYAQAIQEAMAIAMDMDERVFLMGEDIGVYGGAFQVTGDLVDRFGTERVIDTPISELGGAGVAVGAALTGMRPIFEFQFSDFATLAMEQIVNQAAKMRFMLGGEVSVPVVMRFPAGSGTGAAAQHSQSLEAWLGHVPGLKVIQPATPYDAKGMLLAAVADPDPVMIFEHKLLYKAKGPVPEGYYTVPIGKADIRREGRDLTIVATSIMVQKALHAAVTLEAEGIDVEVVDLRTIRPMDKQTVIDSVKKTSRLMCVYEAVKTLGIGAEVSAIIAESEAFDYLDAPIVRLGGAETPIPYNPELEKATVPQVPDIITAARDLVKGVR; this is encoded by the coding sequence ATGGACGCGATGGTGCGTGAACTGAGCTACGCCCAGGCGATCCAGGAGGCGATGGCGATCGCCATGGACATGGACGAACGCGTCTTCCTGATGGGCGAGGACATCGGCGTCTATGGCGGCGCCTTCCAGGTGACGGGCGATCTTGTCGATCGCTTTGGCACCGAGCGGGTGATCGACACACCGATTTCGGAGCTGGGTGGCGCTGGCGTCGCGGTCGGTGCGGCGCTTACCGGCATGCGGCCGATCTTCGAGTTCCAGTTCTCCGATTTCGCCACGCTCGCCATGGAGCAGATCGTCAACCAGGCAGCCAAGATGCGTTTCATGCTGGGTGGTGAGGTTTCGGTGCCCGTGGTGATGCGCTTTCCCGCCGGCTCGGGTACGGGTGCCGCGGCACAGCACAGCCAGAGCCTCGAGGCCTGGCTCGGCCATGTGCCGGGCCTGAAGGTCATCCAGCCGGCGACACCCTATGATGCCAAGGGCATGCTCTTGGCGGCGGTCGCCGATCCCGATCCGGTGATGATCTTCGAGCACAAGCTGCTCTACAAGGCGAAAGGGCCGGTTCCCGAAGGCTATTACACGGTGCCGATCGGCAAGGCCGACATCCGACGCGAGGGCCGGGACCTGACCATCGTCGCCACTTCCATCATGGTGCAGAAGGCGCTCCACGCCGCCGTGACGCTGGAAGCTGAAGGCATTGACGTCGAAGTCGTCGACCTGAGGACCATCCGGCCGATGGACAAGCAGACCGTCATCGACAGCGTCAAGAAGACGTCGCGGCTGATGTGCGTCTACGAGGCGGTCAAGACGCTGGGCATCGGCGCCGAGGTCAGCGCCATAATCGCCGAAAGCGAGGCGTTCGACTATCTCGACGCGCCGATCGTGCGGCTGGGCGGCGCCGAGACGCCGATCCCCTACAATCCGGAGCTGGAAAAGGCCACGGTGCCGCAGGTTCCTGACATCATCACCGCCGCGCGCGACCTGGTGAAAGGGGTTCGCTGA
- a CDS encoding thiamine pyrophosphate-dependent dehydrogenase E1 component subunit alpha: MAGASKAVADSRANLPFVYRQYSAEQLKQVLYKMYLIRRFEEGAEESYMRGLIHGTMHLSIGQEASAMGICMPLGEDDQITSTHRGHGHCIAKGAEVKRMFAEFFGKTTGYCKGRGGSMHIADVAKGNLGANGIVGGGIPIAVGAALSSKMMKTGKVVVSFFGDGANNEGAFHEALNMAAVWKLPVIFVCENNGYGMSTSTARSTAVKNIAERAAAYSMPGVIVNGNIFSEVAEASHKAVERARAGEGPTLIESKTYRYRGHSKSDRNRYRTKEEIEDWMSNRDPITLFENELREFGFIDDKGIEAIREAVAREIADGIEFAKVSPSPDVRETGNYVYTEQA; encoded by the coding sequence ATGGCCGGAGCCAGCAAAGCCGTCGCGGACAGCCGCGCCAACCTGCCGTTCGTCTATCGCCAGTACAGCGCCGAACAGCTCAAGCAGGTGCTCTACAAGATGTACCTTATCCGCCGCTTCGAAGAGGGCGCCGAGGAAAGCTACATGCGTGGCCTGATCCACGGCACCATGCACCTGTCGATCGGCCAGGAAGCCAGCGCCATGGGCATCTGCATGCCGCTCGGCGAGGATGACCAGATCACCTCGACGCATCGCGGCCATGGCCACTGCATTGCCAAGGGTGCGGAGGTCAAGCGCATGTTCGCCGAGTTCTTCGGCAAGACCACCGGCTACTGCAAGGGGCGCGGCGGTTCGATGCATATTGCCGATGTCGCCAAGGGCAATCTCGGCGCCAACGGCATCGTCGGCGGCGGTATTCCGATTGCCGTCGGGGCGGCGCTCTCATCCAAGATGATGAAGACGGGCAAGGTCGTCGTCTCCTTCTTCGGGGACGGCGCCAACAATGAGGGCGCCTTCCACGAGGCGCTGAACATGGCGGCGGTGTGGAAGCTGCCAGTGATCTTCGTCTGCGAGAACAATGGCTACGGCATGTCGACATCGACGGCCCGCTCCACCGCGGTCAAGAACATCGCCGAACGCGCCGCCGCCTATTCGATGCCTGGCGTCATCGTCAACGGCAACATCTTCTCCGAAGTCGCCGAGGCATCGCACAAGGCCGTCGAGCGGGCGCGGGCGGGCGAGGGGCCGACGCTGATCGAATCCAAGACCTACCGCTATCGCGGCCATTCCAAGAGCGACCGCAACCGCTATCGCACCAAGGAGGAGATCGAGGACTGGATGTCGAACCGCGACCCGATCACGCTGTTCGAGAACGAGCTGCGCGAATTCGGCTTCATCGACGACAAGGGCATCGAGGCCATTCGCGAGGCGGTGGCGCGGGAAATCGCCGATGGCATCGAGTTCGCCAAGGTGAGCCCGTCGCCGGATGTGCGCGAGACCGGAAATTACGTGTATACGGAGCAGGCGTGA
- a CDS encoding NAD(P)H-dependent oxidoreductase — protein MASNVSLTGLARDLEERGKSGKPIRIGLIGSGEMGTDIVTRVAHMSGIEIGAISELNLPAASKAVDIAFQETGHAREVSNASAMTAAMEAGKVAVTNDASLVINNDLIDVVIDATGVPAVGAEIGLRAMEHGKHLVMMNVEADVTIGAYLKSEADRLGVTYSLGAGDEPSSCMELIEFVSAMGHPIVAAGKGKNNPLNIDATPPDYEEEARRRHMNVRMLVEFVDGSKTMVEMAAIANATGLVPDKAGMHGPAATLGELNKVLVPQKDGGVLSRVGVVDYSIGKGVAPGVFVVADMSHPRISERMEDLKMGKGPYFTFHRPYHLTSLEVPLTCARVVLYGKADMVPLAKPVAEVCAVAKKDMQPGEKLDAIGEYCYRAWIMTASEAHAAKAIPCGLLQGGSVTAPIKKGELITYANAAPAAGSKIAELRARQDKLVYGTVGA, from the coding sequence ATGGCTTCCAATGTTTCATTGACGGGCCTTGCCCGTGATCTCGAAGAACGCGGCAAGTCGGGCAAGCCCATCCGTATCGGCCTGATCGGTTCCGGCGAAATGGGAACCGATATCGTCACCCGCGTCGCCCACATGTCCGGCATCGAGATCGGCGCGATTTCCGAATTGAACCTGCCCGCGGCCAGCAAGGCGGTGGACATCGCTTTCCAGGAAACCGGCCACGCGCGCGAGGTGTCGAACGCTTCGGCGATGACGGCCGCCATGGAGGCCGGCAAGGTGGCGGTGACAAACGACGCCAGCCTGGTCATCAACAATGATCTGATCGACGTCGTCATCGACGCGACGGGTGTCCCCGCGGTCGGCGCCGAGATCGGGCTGCGCGCCATGGAGCACGGCAAGCATCTGGTGATGATGAATGTCGAGGCCGACGTCACGATCGGCGCCTACCTCAAGAGCGAGGCTGACCGGCTTGGCGTCACCTATTCGCTGGGCGCCGGCGACGAGCCATCCTCCTGCATGGAGCTGATCGAATTCGTTTCGGCCATGGGCCATCCGATCGTCGCCGCCGGCAAGGGCAAGAACAATCCGCTCAACATCGACGCCACGCCGCCCGACTATGAGGAAGAGGCCAGGCGCCGGCACATGAATGTGCGCATGCTGGTCGAATTCGTCGACGGTTCGAAGACGATGGTCGAGATGGCGGCGATCGCCAATGCCACGGGGCTGGTGCCCGACAAGGCCGGCATGCATGGCCCGGCGGCAACGCTCGGCGAACTGAACAAGGTGCTGGTGCCGCAGAAGGATGGCGGCGTGCTGTCCAGGGTCGGCGTCGTCGACTACTCGATCGGCAAGGGCGTCGCGCCCGGCGTCTTCGTCGTCGCCGACATGTCGCATCCGCGTATCTCGGAGCGCATGGAAGATCTGAAGATGGGCAAGGGCCCATACTTCACCTTCCATCGCCCCTATCATTTGACGTCGCTGGAAGTGCCGCTGACCTGCGCTCGCGTCGTGCTCTACGGCAAGGCCGACATGGTGCCGCTGGCCAAGCCGGTGGCCGAGGTCTGCGCGGTGGCCAAGAAGGACATGCAGCCGGGCGAGAAGCTGGATGCGATCGGCGAATATTGCTACCGCGCCTGGATCATGACGGCGTCCGAGGCGCATGCCGCCAAGGCCATTCCGTGCGGCCTGCTGCAGGGCGGTTCGGTGACGGCGCCGATCAAGAAGGGCGAGCTCATCACCTACGCGAATGCCGCCCCGGCCGCAGGCTCCAAGATCGCCGAACTGCGCGCCCGCCAGGACAAGCTTGTCTACGGAACCGTGGGAGCCTGA